One window of the Zea mays cultivar B73 chromosome 3, Zm-B73-REFERENCE-NAM-5.0, whole genome shotgun sequence genome contains the following:
- the LOC542717 gene encoding isoflavone reductase homolog IRL, whose amino-acid sequence MASEKSKILVVGGTGYLGRHVVAASARLGHPTSALVRDTAPSDPAKAALLKTFQDAGVTLLKGDLYDQASLVSAVKGADVVISVLGSMQIADQSRLVDAIKEAGNVKRFFPSEFGLDVDRTGIVEPAKSILGAKVGIRRATEAAGIPYTYAVAGFFAGFALPNIGQLLAPGPPADKAVVLGDGDTKAVFVEEGDIATYTVLAADDPRAENKVLYIKPPANTLSHNELLSLWEKKTGKTFRREYVPEEAVLKQIQESPFPLNIILAIGHAAFVRGEQTGFEIDPAKGVDASELYPDVKYTTVDEYLNRFL is encoded by the exons ATGGCGTCGGAGAAGAGCAAGATCCTGGTGGTCGGCGGCACGGGGTACCTGGGCAGGCACGTCGTGGCGGCGAGCGCGCGGCTGGGCCACCCCACCTCGGCGCTCGTCAGGGACACGGCGCCGTCCGACCCGGCCAAAGCGGCGCTGCTCAAGACCTTCCAGGACGCCGGTGTGACGCTCCTCAAGGGCGACCTGTACGACCAGGCTAGCCTGGTGAGCGCGGTGAAGGGCGCGGACGTGGTCATCTCCGTGCTCGGATCGATGCAGATCGCCGACCAGAGCCGGCTCGTCGACGCCATCAAGGAGGCCGGCAACGTCAAG AGGTTCTTCCCGTCGGAGTTCGGCCTGGACGTGGACCGCACGGGCATCGTGGAGCCGGCCAAGTCCATCCTAGGCGCCAAGGTGGGCATCCGCCGCGCCACCGAGGCCGCGGGCATACCCTACACCTACGCCGTGGCCGGCTTCTTCGCGGGCTTCGCGCTCCCCAACATCGGGCAGCTCCTCGCCCCCGGCCCGCCCGCGGACAAGGCGGTCGTCCTCGGCGACGGCGACACCAAGGCGGTGTTCGTGGAGGAGGGCGACATCGCCACGTACACGGTGCTGGCGGCCGACGACCCGCGCGCGGAGAACAAGGTGCTGTACATCAAGCCGCCGGCCAACACGCTGTCGCACAACGAGCTGCTGTCGCTGTGGGAGAAGAAGACCGGCAAGACGTTCCGGCGGGAGTACGTGCCGGAGGAAGCCGTGCTCAAGCAGATCCAAG AGTCGCCGTTCCCTCTGAACATCATCCTGGCGATCGGGCACGCGGCGTTCGTGCGTGGGGAGCAGACGGGCTTCGAGATCGACCCGGCCAAGGGGGTGGACGCCAGCGAACTGTACCCGGATGTCAAGTACACCACCGTCGACGAGTACCTCAACCGCTTCCTCTGA